A genomic region of Trifolium pratense cultivar HEN17-A07 linkage group LG3, ARS_RC_1.1, whole genome shotgun sequence contains the following coding sequences:
- the LOC123916846 gene encoding phospholipid-transporting ATPase 1-like has translation MDSKRPLLLQSPRTTNDQEFPTIPVFPELPKSKSSSSNTVTFSGVEYGQQVDHKTSSNSSTSSSKSAMSIHSMSSSKRNNSLNHSGSKKPVTVRYGSKGGGDSDGLTMSQRELRDEDARLVYINDPEKTNESFEFFGNSIRTAKYSILTFIPRNLFEQFHRVAYVYFLIIAILNQLPQLAVFGRYVSILPLAFVLFVTGVKDAFEDWRRHNSDKVENNRLASVLINDGSFVEKKWKDIRVGEIVKIKTNETIPCDIVLLSTSDPTGVAYVQTINLDGESNLKTRYAKQETGSKVQPRYTGLIKCEKPNRNIYGFMANMEIDGKKLSLGSTNIVLRGCELKNTSWALGVAVYCGRDTKAMLNSSGAPTKRSRLETRMNYEIIMLSSFLVALCTITSVCAAVWLKRHKDELNLLPYYRKLDFSKPKVDDYKYYGWGLEIFFTFLMSVIVYQVMIPIALYISIELVRVGQAYFMIEDHRLYDEATDSKFQCRALNINEDLGQIKYVFSDKTGTLTENKMEFQCASIWGVDYSSTKANMDGEQGEYSVQVDGKVLKPKMKVKVNPELLKLARSAVENEEGKRIYDFFLALATCNTIVPLVVDTPDSDVKLLDYQGESPDEQALAYAAAAYGFMLIERTSGHIVIDIHGKRLKFNVLGLHEFDSDRKRMSVILGYPDSSVKLFVKGADTTMFNVIDKSYNMDLIKSTETHLHSYSSLGLRTLVIGMKELNTSEFEEWHAAYEAASTAVFGRAALLKKISNNVESNVCILGASAIEDKLQQGVPEAIESLRAAGIKVWVLTGDKQETAISIGFSSKLLTRNMTQVIINSNNRVSCRKNLKDALERSRKLMSTFGVGNNDGAVANQIALIIDGGSLVHILDSEHEEELFQLASLCSVVLCCRVAPLQKAGIVSLVKNRTSDMTLAIGDGANDVSMIQMADVGVGISGQEGRQAVMSSDFAMGQFRFLVPLLLIHGHWNYQRLGYMILYNFYRNAVLVLVLFWYVLYTAFTLTTAINEWSSTLYSIIYSALPTIIVGILDKDLGRSTLLKFPQLYSAGQRDEAYNKKLFLLTMADTLWQSMVIFWPPLFAYWKSTIDVASIGDLWTIATVILVNLHLAMDVVRWYWVTHAVIWGSIVATFISVMIIDAIPQLPGYWAFFHVSSSGLFWALLLGIVIAALLPRLVVKFIYEYYFPSDIQISREAEKIKQYQRVAENGQIEMLPISDQQQHR, from the exons ATGGATTCTAAGAGACCACTTTTGTTACAATCACCAAGGACAACAAATGATCAAGAGtttccaacaattccagtttttCCTGAGCTACCAAAATCAAAGTCAAGTTCAAGCAATACAGTAACATTTTCTGGTGTTGAATATGGTCAACAAGTTGATCACAAAACCTCTTCAaactcatcaacatcatcaagtAAAAGTGCCATGTCAATTCATTCAATGAGTTCTAGCAAGAGGAACAATAGTTTAAACCATTCAGGATCAAAAAAGCCTGTAACTGTGAGATATGGTTCAAAAGGTGGTGGTGATTCTGATGGATTGACTATGTCACAAAGGGAACTTAGAGATGAAGATGCAAGATTGGTTTATATCAATGATCCTGAGAAAACCAATGAGAGTTTTGAATTTTTCGGAAATTCAATAAGAACTGCTAAATACTCAATCCTTACTTTCATTCCAAGGAATTTGTTTGAACAGTTTCATAGAGTTGCTTATGTATATTTTCTCATCATTGCTATTCTCAATCAGCTTCCTCAACTTGCAGTTTTCGGAAGATATGTTTCGATTCTACCATTAGCTTTCGTTCTGTTTGTTACCGGTGTGAAAGATGCTTTTGAGGATTGGAGGAGACACAATTCAGATAAAGTTGAGAATAACAGGTTAGCATCAGTTTTGATTAATGATGGTAGTTTCGTAGAGAAGAAATGGAAGGATATTAGGGTTGGTGAGATtgtaaaaatcaaaacaaatgaaACAATTCCTTGTGATATTGTTTTGTTGTCAACTAGTGATCCAACTGGTGTTGCATATGTGCAAACTATTAATCTTGATGGTGAGTCTAATTTGAAGACTCGGTACGCGAAACAAGAGACAGGTTCAAAGGTTCAGCCGAGGTATACTGGTTTAATTAAGTGCGAGAAACCGAATAGGAATATCTATGGATTTATGGCGAATATGGAAATTGATGGTAAGAAGTTGTCACTTGGATCAACCAACATTGTGCTTAGAGGATGTGAGCTCAAAAATACTAGTTGGGCGCTTGGTGTCGCGGTTTATTGTGGCCGCGATACCAAAGCTATGCTCAACAGTTCAGGAGCTCCAACAAAGAGAAGTAGGCTTGAGACACGGATGAATTACGAAATCATTATGCTGTCCTCTTTTCTTGTTGCATTGTGTACGATCACATCGGTTTGTGCTGCGGTTTGGTTGAAGCGCCATAAGGACGAGCTGAATTTGTTGCCTTATTATAGGAAACTTGATTTTTCGAAACCGAAAGTTGACGACTATAAGTACTATGGATGGGGATTGGAAATCTTTTTCACATTCCTTATGTCAGTTATAGTTTATCAAGTCATGATTCCTATTGCTTTGTACATTTCTATTGAGCTTGTTCGCGTTGGCCAGGCCTATTTCATGATCGAAGACCATCGGTTGTATGATGAGGCTACTGATTCAAAATTTCAGTGCAGGGCTTTGAATATTAATGAAGATTTGGGGCAAATTAAGTATGTGTTCTCAGATAAAACTGGTACACTTACTGAGAATAAGATGGAGTTTCAATGTGCTAGCATTTGGGGAGTTGATTACAGTTCCACAAAAGCCAACATGGATGGTGAGCAAGGTGAATACTCAGTGCAAG TTGATGGAAAAGTGTTGAAGCCAAAGATGAAAGTGAAAGTTAATCCAGAGCTTTTGAAATTGGCAAGAAGTGCAGTTGAAAACGAGGAAGGAAAAAGGATTTATGATTTCTTTCTAGCACTTGCAACCTGCAATACTATTGTGCCTCTTGTTGTTGACACACCTGATTCTGATGTTAAGCTGTTAGATTACCAAGGTGAATCACCGGATGAACAAGCATTGGCGTATGCTGCCGCAGCCTATGGTTTTATGCTTATTGAACGAACCTCCGGCCACATTGTCATCGATATTCATGGAAAAAGACTAAA GTTCAATGTCTTGGGTTTACATGAATTTGACAGTGATAGAAAAAGGATGTCGGTTATATTAGGCTACCCCGACAGCTCAGTAAAACTCTTTGTCAAAGGAGCAGACACAACCATGTTTAATGTAATAGACAAATCATACAACATGGACTTAATAAAATCCACAGAAACTCATCTTCACTCATATTCATCCCTTGGTTTAAGAACACTTGTTATCGGAATGAAAGAGCTCAACACTTCAGAGTTTGAGGAATGGCATGCAGCCTATGAAGCAGCAAGCACTGCGGTATTCGGTAGGGCTGCACTGCTCAAAAAGATTTCAAACAATGTTGAAAGCAATGTTTGCATTCTAGGAGCTTCTGCTATTGAAGATAAACTTCAACAAGGTGTGCCGGAAGCTATTGAGTCTCTAAGAGCAGCAGGGATTAAAGTTTGGGTTTTGACTGGTGACAAGCAAGAAACTGCTATATCTATCGGATTCTCGTCAAAACTTTTAACAAGAAACATGACTCAggttattattaatagtaataatagAGTTTCATGTAGAAAAAATCTCAAAGATGCTCTTGAAAGGTCCAGAAAACTTATGTCTACCTTTGGTGTTGGCAACAATGATGGAGCAGTTGCAAATCAGATAGCTTTGATTATTGATGGTGGAAGCCTTGTACACATTCTTGATAGTGAACATGAAGAAGAG CTATTTCAACTTGCAAGTTTGTGTTCTGTTGTTCTTTGTTGTCGAGTTGCTCCATTGCAAAAGGCTGGTATTGTTTCCCTTGTGAAGAATAGGACATCTGACATGACACTAGCCATTGGAGATG GTGCTAATGATGTGTCAATGATTCAAATGGCTGATGTTGGAGTTGGTATCAGTGGACAAGAGGGTAGACAAGCTGTAATGTCGTCCGATTTTGCAATGGGACAGTTTAGGTTTTTAGTTCCTCTCTTATTGATACATGGTCACTGGAATTACCAAAGACTTGGTTACATGATACTATACAATTTCTACAGAAATGCTGTCCTTGTTCTTGTCCTATTTTG GTATGTGCTCTACACCGCCTTCACTTTGACAACTGCTATAAATGAATGGAGTTCGACATTATATTCAATAATCTACAGTGCACTACCAACTATTATTGTTGGAATTCTTGACAAAGATCTTGGTAGAAGCACTCTCCTAAAGTTTCCACAACTTTATAGTGCTGGCCAAAGAGATGAAGCCTACAACAAGAAATTGTTTCTGCTAACAATGGCTGATACTTTGTGGCAAAGTATGGTTATCTTTTGGCCTCCACTCTTTGCATATTGGAAAAGTACTATTGATGTAGCAAGTATAGGAGATCTTTGGACTATTGCGACGGTTATTTTGGTCAATTTACATTTGGCTATGGATGTTGTTAGATGGTATTGGGTTACTCATGCTGTCATTTGGGGATCTATTGTTGCAACTTTCATTTCTGTCATGATCATTGATGCTATACCTCAACTTCCTGGTTACTG GGCTTTCTTTCATGTTTCAAGCAGTGGATTGTTTTGGGCATTGTTGCTAGGAATTGTGATAGCAGCATTACTTCCACGTTTggttgtaaaatttatttatgaatattattttccTAGTGATATTCAAATTTCAAGAGAAGCTGAAAAGATTAAACAATATCAAAGAGTTGCTGAAAATGGACAAATAGAAATGCTTCCTATCTCAGATCAGCAACAACATAGATAA